In Campylobacter showae CSUNSWCD, one genomic interval encodes:
- a CDS encoding helix-turn-helix transcriptional regulator, whose product MQQTTHERKKLRAYEVAKIYGVSQSTIWNYTKKGYLKPVKVGERVTLFDALECDQFFNGKNAERDNETGTHK is encoded by the coding sequence ATGCAACAAACTACACACGAAAGAAAAAAACTAAGAGCTTATGAGGTGGCAAAGATTTACGGGGTAAGCCAAAGCACAATCTGGAATTACACTAAAAAAGGATACCTAAAGCCTGTAAAGGTGGGCGAGAGAGTAACCCTGTTTGATGCTTTAGAGTGCGATCAATTCTTTAACGGCAAGAATGCGGAGCGAGACAATGAGACAGGCACGCACAAATAA